The genomic window ACCGGGTAAGGAAGCTCCGTTGCCGATTCAGGCGCATTTGCCGAATGCTCAGCCTCCTTCTGTGGCTTTCTTTTCTCTGGAGGCGGACGGCGCTCCGGTATGGATTGGGCCACTTTCTCTCCCCGGGCAATCGCCCGGGACACATATAAGGCACAGTAACAAGCTCCGAAATCCGTCAAGTCCGGATCGCGATAGTCGCAGGGGCAGATGATATCCAGGTCCTCATCTTTGCCACCGGAAGCGATTCGACAGGGACAAGACCAATAGCCGTATCTGGCCTCATTGGTGAGCAACCCCCGAATCAAATCCTTGGTGAAGTCAATATCCGGATTCAGATGATATCCACCGGAATCCGCCTCACGCTTGAGCCGCTGGTAGATAGATTCAACCGCTTCTTCCCGAATCTCCATCTCCGCCATTTATGCCAACCTCTTGATCTCGTCTTCCTTGAACCCCACAATGCACCGGTTGTCATCGATTACCATGGTGGGAAATGAGCATGCCGGATTCCATTTACGGACTTCCCCGAGAGCCTCCTCTTTATCGTCGCCCTGGAGAAGGTCCACATCCACATAGTCGTACTCCATCTTCATATCATTGAGCATCGACTTGGTCTTCTTGCACCATCCGCAGGTACTGAGGGTGTAGAGAGTAACATTCCTCTTCTTGCTACCGCTTACATGTTTGATGTGTTCCTTGACTGACATTTCGTTATCCTCCCTCTGCTAGGTTATACAGCAATACTTATAGGTGGAGACGGGGCCGCAAATCAGCCAAACTCCTCGGATCCAGGCAATACATCAGGCAGGGAAATGGCGTTCGACGGGTGGGCTTGAAGCGCGCCGACATTAGGTTCCAGCATTCAGAACCGATCCCAGGCTTTTCCGATTGTGCCATAGCCCCGATGATGTGTTCATAGAGAATCATAGGACTTTCTAGATGCCGAGTGTATCCGTAGGGTCACGTAATTTAGGGGAAAATATCCGCTAGTTTTCCTGGAAACACGCTTCCAACGGCCCCATGCTCCCCCTATATTCGATTCCCTCATCCTGGCGGCATGAAGGACATTTGGAAACAGGAGCCGGGTCATTCCCCCAGACGGCAAATTGCACGCTCATACTGCAAGAGAAGTTTATGCCGCAACCTTTGGCAACTCACGACTTCCCGAGAAGTGACAGAGCCTTATCAACCACTACTTTGGGCGTCAACCCCAGCTTCTCATAGATCACTGCCGCCGGCGCTGAGGCACCAAAGCGAGATAT from Dehalococcoidia bacterium includes these protein-coding regions:
- a CDS encoding ferredoxin-thioredoxin reductase catalytic domain-containing protein, with the translated sequence MAEMEIREEAVESIYQRLKREADSGGYHLNPDIDFTKDLIRGLLTNEARYGYWSCPCRIASGGKDEDLDIICPCDYRDPDLTDFGACYCALYVSRAIARGEKVAQSIPERRPPPEKRKPQKEAEHSANAPESATELPYPVWRCKVCGYLCARDDPPEVCPICKVPKERFERFM
- a CDS encoding glutaredoxin family protein, giving the protein MSVKEHIKHVSGSKKRNVTLYTLSTCGWCKKTKSMLNDMKMEYDYVDVDLLQGDDKEEALGEVRKWNPACSFPTMVIDDNRCIVGFKEDEIKRLA